The genomic stretch AAACGCCGAAGGCGTCTTCCTCCAGCAGCGAGCGTTCTCCGGTTTTCAGCAGTTCCCGCAGCAGCGGTACCGCGATCGCGCGTTCGCGCAGGACCTTGTTCCTTTCCAGAAACGACGGGAGCTCCCGCTCCGGGTAGAGCAGGAAGCTCCGCTGATCGTCCCGAAACAGCCGGCTCTCGAAGAGCCTGACGAGGAGCTCCACGGCCTCGGCCGCGTTCATCAGGCCGGAGCTCAGCGCCGCCACCTGACCCTCGAGCATCTCGCTGAGCGGCCGCGAACGTGCCTCCTCCTGGTCGGGACCAAGCTCGAGGATCCGGTATGCGTGGTAGAGATCGTCGTCTCGCCGGTTGGCGCGGACGGCGTGATCCACATGCTCGAGCGCAAGGCGTAGGAAACCGGCCACCTCGGAGAACACGACTTCTCGCTTCCCGGAGAAGCCATGCGAGTACACCTGGGAGCGGTAGTCCGCGAATGCCGCACCCAAAGCATCGAGCATCCTCTTTCGGTCCCGATCGGCCTCGATCCCTCCATCGCAAGGCGGTCGATGCACGTCCAGGATGGAACGAACCACCCCCAGCCACGCCACCACTTCCAGCGAAACACGTGCCGTGGCGGCCCCGCGGGACCCGATGAGCCGCTCGAGAAACTCGAGGTGCCGCCGCAGGTAGCAGAGCGTCACCACGGAGACTCCGTACCCGGCCAGTGCGTTGTTCGCGTCGTTCCACTCGGGCCGCTGGGTGTTCATCCAGATCCCGCCGTCTGCAACGAAGTTTGAGAGCTTGGCGAGCAACGGGACCAGCAGCTTCTCGAGCAGGCTGACGTGGTAAACCGCTCCATCCGGGCCTGGAACGAGGCGGCCGTCGATTCCAACGTCTCGCTCGCGAGCCGCCACCCGCGCGGCCTGCCCGGCGTCGTATTCGACGGTGGATCGTGGGTCGGCGAGGATCTCCCGGTAAGACTTGAGCCGATAGGGGACGTCCGCGTAGCTGAAGATCTCGCGCTCGAGCAACCGCTCGAGCGCATCCGGGGCGTACCGGGTCAGCGCTTCCAGCAGCTTGAGCAGGTAGATGATCTGATGGTCGCCCCAATACCCGATGTGGCTCCACGGGTCGTGAGGGTCGGCGACCTCCCAGTCCACACCGTCCCGCGAGATTCGGTAGGGATTGAAGCCGTCCACGGTGGACGCGTTGACGAACTTGGCGATGAAACCTGGAAGGAACTCCGGGAAGCTATGAGCCAACGCCTCCCAGTTCTGAAAGATGTCTCGCCAGTTGCCCTCGTATCGGAGCGCGCGGCTCCCGTCGGGGTTGCGGACGTGAATCGAAAACCGGTTCCATGGCCGGCTCGGGTCCCCGTGACGGCGTCCGAAGTACAAGGGCAGGTACTCGTATGCGAGCCGCTCGAGATCCGCGTCACCCGACTGCGCGGCCACGGTGAGGAGATCCCCCACCGTGAGTTCCCCCGGCAGGCTCCGGAGCAGAGTGTCATGGCGCGCCGAGACGTTCCGGTTCCAGGAGTCGAGGAACCGCTTCAGGTCGGCGGCGGGGATCTCGCTGTTTCCCGTGAACACCCCTCCACGCATGGTGTTGAACAAGACGTTGGCGAAGTGGTTCGTCGCGGCCTCTCGGCGCCCAGTGAGCTGGATGCCATCCGCGCTGGCGACGATACGGGTGAGATTCTCGCTGGCTTGCACGAGGCTGCGCTCGATCTCCACCTCCCCGTGAGAGTGATCGAGGAGGCGCGCCCGAAGCGCCTGGATCTCGACATGGCTCCGGCCGACGTCGGCGACGAGGTGCCAGCTCGTCCGCGCTCCGGGGGCGAGCTGGATGGTCGAGACGGCAAAGTAGTTGCCGCGCCGGCCCGTCGACGTCCGGTCCGTCGAAACCGGCTCCCCACGGCGGAACGCCTCCACTGCGTCGATCCCTAGAGAGACCTCGAGCGGGTGGAGTCCCTGGCACCAGACGATATTCGCCCTCAGGCACTCGGCGGCCTCCGGGCGATCCACGACGCGTGAGGTGAGCGAGTACGTCCCGAGCCCTGTGGCGGGATCGAGATCCGTGCGCTTGTAGGCGTCGATCAGGCTGCTGGAGTGCTGGTGGAGCGTCAGCGGCGCGCCGTACGGCAGCACGTTGCGAAAGCCGTCCAAGAGATGAACCGAAACCCGCCGAGCGCCCCGATTCTCCAAGGTGGCGGTCCGAACCAGGCCGAGCTCGTCGCTGCCCGACCAGCGGTAGCTGAAGACGAGGCCAAGACTGCGATGGACTTCCTCGAACACCAGGCGGTTTCCGACCACGTTCTTGTATAGGTTGCGCTCCGCCTCGCCACTCTCGTTCCAGCGTGCGAGCGGCTCCCAGAAGACCGGTGAGTCGTCTCCGCGCTGCACCTCCATCACGGTGATGGGGCCCGTGTGCAGGTGCCCGTCGTTGAGCCTGTCGGCCGACTCGTACGGGAACAGGCTTCCGTCGGGATCCCTCCGCCCGCACGTCAAGCCCCCGCGTGAAGTGATGAACATCCACAGATCGGAGTCGCTTGCCAGGGTCATCAGAAAGGTGGGGACCCGGTCCACGCCGGCGATCCGGTAGTAGGGCTCCCCATCCAGCATCGTGAATTCCCCAGCCGGCTCTTTCCTGCAGGCGAAATCCGGCGTCGCCTCCGCACTCTCCCGTCCGAGCAGCGCGTCAACGTCCATCCGTCATCGCCTTCTTGGGGCTGCGGTCGGCCCGGAACAGGCCCCAGTGCTTCTCGACCTCGTCCGGGTGTGGCCCACCTTTCCAGTTCTCGTCGAAGGCCTCGAAGAAGAACCCCACCACGCGCTCCTTTCGCGCCCATGCGGTGAAGGAGTCGTGGAATCTCTTCTGCTCGCCCTCTCCCAGGCGGCCTTTCATGAGCTTGGCCTGGTCGCCCTCGTTGTGCCTCCGGGTCGCCCAGCCGGTTTCGCCGATCACGACCGCCCGATCCGGGTGAGCGGTCCGCACCTCGTCGAACGTCCTACGAGTCCACTCCAGCGCCTTGTCGAGCTGCTGCCCGTTCCAGAGCGGATGGAGATGGGTGACGATGAAGTCGGTTTCGCCAGCCACGCTTCGACTCCCGGGGCTTTTCCAGAAGGCGAAGTCGTCGGCGGTGGTAACCGGCAAGCGCGCGCGGGTCCTCAGCTCTCGCAGGCAGGCGATCAGCTGCTCCGGCGGAACGCGATGGTCCGACCACGACACCTGAGTCTCGTTGCCGGCGCTCAGCGCGACGACGATCTCGGGGTAGGTGGCGGCCAGGCGCACGGCGGCCTCGATCTCTCCTCGATTCGCTGCCTCCGTCGCGGGAGACTCGGGTGCGATCCAGACCCCGAGCATCACCTTCATGGAGAGCCTGTCGTCTCGAATGATTTGCAGGATCGAGTCCGCGGGACCCACCGCGCCGTACAGGCGCAGCAGGCTCCAGTGCCTCGACATCAGACGGAGGTCCTGGCGTAACTCGGCTTGGGTGGGCGCCGGTCCGCCGGGCCTCTGCCCATCCCGATGGGGACCGTACGCGATCGCCTGGCCGATCCAGCGCTCACCAATGAACGGGTGGAAGGTCCGCTTCACGAACGGCTCCTCGCGGGCCCACGGCACCGCAGCCCTTCCGCTCGAATCACCAGCGCTTGACACGGGCGCCTCCCCGCGGGCTGCCGTGCTGGTCACCAGGATCGCGAGGACGGCGGTGATCGTCATCCGACGCACGACGTGTGCTCGCTCGGTCACGGCCCTGATCCACGAGCTCACTTCAAGAGAACCAGCCGCCGTGTCTCGACGGCGCCGCCCGACCGCAAGCGAGCGATGAAGACGCCCGGGGAGACCGGCGTGCCGAATTCGTCTCGCGCGTCCCACACCGCTTCGTGAATTCCGGCCGGCGTGAGGGCGTTCACCAGCGTCCGCACCCGACGCCCCGCCACGTCGTGGATCGTGATCTCCACGCGCCCAGCGGCCGGCAGCGCGTACTGGATCGTGGTGCGCTCGTGGAAGGGGCTAGGTCGTGAACGGAACAGCGTCGCAGCCCGACCGGCCGCGGGGAGATCGGGCAATACCCCCACCACCTCGTGGGGAACGAAACGGAACTCCTCGATCACGACTTCCTGGTTGGTCGACGGAGCAGCATTGAACTGCCACATGTTCATGTGCGCGCGAGGCTGCTCCGCGCGCGGAATATGGACTCCGCTGTAGGTCCACGAGTGGATGAGGCTCGCGGGGGATTCATCGAGCGGCCCGCCACGCCAGCTCCTGAACTCGATGCGATCGTGGAGCCAGCGGAATGCGTGACTGGTCCGCTCTCCGTCGGCAAACGTGGCGTCGAATCGACTTGCGTTCCCCGGGTAATTGTATGGCTGGGTAACGAACTGGCCCACGTCGCTCCCCGCGGTGCCCCAGCGGCTGAACTCGACATCGCACTCGTTGTAGGGATTCCACCATGCGTTCCCCGGGTCGTAGCAGGGACCGTACTGCCATAGGAAGAAGCCCAGCACGACGGCGGGATCGAGCAGGTCGAGACGGCCCACGGTGGTGAAGATGTAGTCGCCGTAACCCAGGGGGTCGACCAGCGCCACTTCAGTGCTGTACCAGGTACCGGCGATCCTCTTGATCGTCAGGTGCAGACGGTCGTCGGTGTCCAGCCAGACACAGCTCGACCCATCACAGAACTGACTTGGCCCGGGTCCGTAGTAGCCAGGTCCCTTCACGCGCCACGTCCTGCCGCTGAAGTCCAGCGTGCGGCCGCCCGGGAAGTCGAGCCACTGTCGCTCCTCCAGGGTCGGCGGGCCCAAGTGGTCGAAGGTTGCCTGGTCGTAGAAGACGTCGGCCACCGGATCCGTCGGACCCTGGAGAACGCCGAGCAGGAAGTGGGTCGCCACGGCCCCTGCGGGAGCAGATTGGCTCATGGCCGACACTTCGATCACCTGGCCCGGGGGCGTGGCTGCATCGGCCACGGTGTGCGATTCGTAGCTGATCAGGTCGCCGCTGGCGTTGCGCCACTCGATGTTCAAGATCGCGCGCGACTGGCCGGCCAGGGGTCTGGAGGGCGAGTGCCACACCCGCGCCGAAGCGGCCCATCGCTGTCCCGGAGCGGTGTCGAGGCGCTGCCAGTAGGCGGATACCGCCCAGTTGCCGATGTTGGGACTCGTGACTCGCGCCGCGGCGTGCCCATGCGTCGCGGTCGACGAAGAACCGACCGTACCGAACTGGTTCCAGCCGCCAAATGTGGACCCTGCGGACCCAGGCACCTCGAAGCTGGGGTTGGCCAGCATGCACTGACCCAGGACTTGGCCGGCTTGGACCAGCTCCCACACCACCACGGCCAAGACAACGAAGATCCTGGCGACCATCGATGCCGGCTCCGCGCTCGAGGCTCTGGGCCACCCACCCGAAGCGGTTGCCGCGACTGGCGGCTCCTCCCGCCGACGAGCCTTGTCCAGGTTTCCGGGTCGGCCCTCGAAAAAGAACTTTGTTCGGACGCCGAACATACTCTACCATCCGCTCGTACCTGTCAACGGGAAGCCGGGACCAGACAGATCCTGGCGAGGCACCAATGTCCTGGGCGCCTCGCGACCCAATCGGCGTCACGTATGCGGACTGCGAAGGAGGTCACTGAAATGGCACACCGAGCCTTGACCGTGTTGCTCGCGGTGCTCGCGCTGATCGTCAATGCCAGCAGCCACGCCGCCCTCGCGCCCTATTCGCAGAACTTCGAGTCCCTCGTCCTGACGTCTCCGACCGCCCTCTCGGCCGACGCTTGGTGGGTTTACGGGAACGTGTTCGATCCGACGGGGATGACATGGCTCTACGGCTACGGCCCGTACCCGGCCCCCAACGACGGGGCCGAGCCGCTCGACGGCTACGCATTTTGTGGAATCGTGGCCGGCCAAGGCGGCACCGCGCAGGGGAACCAGCAGTTGAGCGTCTACAGCGACTACAACAATGTCGGCGCCCACACCGCAGGTCAGAGGGTGGAATCGAATGTCTTCCACGAGCAGACCATCGTCGCGGGCGATGTCGGAAAACGGTGGCTCTTCGCGTTCGATGCCAAGCCCGGCAATCTCACCGGGAGCAGCACGGCGCTTGCGTTCATCAAGACCCTCAGCCCCCCCACCTATGCGCTGACCAACTTCAAGCAGGTCAACATGACCTCCATCGCCGCCACGTGGAGCACCTATTGGCTCGCGATCACGATCGACCCCAGCCTGGCCGGTCAGATCCTGCAGTTCGGGTTTCTGAACAACGCGACGAGCAGCCAAGGCTCCTCCATCTACTACGACAACGTGTCGTGGGCGGAGAACTACGTCACGGGTGTGGACGGCTCGGCGCAGAAGGGGCCTGATCAGCTCATGGCCGCGCCCAACCCGTTCAGCACCTTCACTCGGGTGACGTATTCGATCGCGCGCCGCGGCGCAGTCGATCTCGGCGTCTACGACATCAGCGGTCGCAGGGTCGCTGTGTTGTTCCGGGGAGAGGCGGCACCCGGCTCGCACGTGGCCACCTGGAATGGCCGCACCTCAGACGGTCGACTCGCGCCAACCGGGGTCTATCGGTGCGTGCTGCAGACCGCGGAGGGCCGCCACACGCGGAGCGTGGTGATCAGCCGTTGACCGGACACCGGCCGGCCGGCGGTGTCGGGTTTCGACGACCTGAGTTGGGACGAAGCTAGCCGTTCAGCGTCGCCTTGAGCGACTCGAGCGTGACGGGCTTCGTCAACAGGCAGTCGAATCCTGCCGCCTTGGCGTTCTTGTGGTCGTCGGCGGCGGAGTAGCCCGAGGCGGCGAGAAGGCGAACCGACTGCAGCATGGGCTCGGCACGGCACGCGCGAGCGACCGCATAGCCGTCCATGCCCTCGGGCAAGCCCAGGTCGCACAGGATGACGTCCGGGACCAAACGAAGTGCTTCCTTGAGCGCCGACGGTCCATCATGAGCGACGCTCACGACGAACCCGTCCATTCGCAGCATTTCGGCCAGACCGTCCGCGACGTCTTCGTTGTCCTCGACGAGGAGCAGCTTCGGGCGCATGGAAGTGACGACCAAGGGCGTGCTGAAGTCGCCCGAGACCGTCACGACCTGCTGGCTGAGAGGCATCCGAAACTCGAATCGCGCTCCTCGCCCCAGTCCATCGCTGGTCGCCGAGATCGATCCCCCCTGAAGCTGGGCCAAACGGCTGGCAAT from Candidatus Eisenbacteria bacterium encodes the following:
- a CDS encoding FlgD immunoglobulin-like domain containing protein, translating into MVARIFVVLAVVVWELVQAGQVLGQCMLANPSFEVPGSAGSTFGGWNQFGTVGSSSTATHGHAAARVTSPNIGNWAVSAYWQRLDTAPGQRWAASARVWHSPSRPLAGQSRAILNIEWRNASGDLISYESHTVADAATPPGQVIEVSAMSQSAPAGAVATHFLLGVLQGPTDPVADVFYDQATFDHLGPPTLEERQWLDFPGGRTLDFSGRTWRVKGPGYYGPGPSQFCDGSSCVWLDTDDRLHLTIKRIAGTWYSTEVALVDPLGYGDYIFTTVGRLDLLDPAVVLGFFLWQYGPCYDPGNAWWNPYNECDVEFSRWGTAGSDVGQFVTQPYNYPGNASRFDATFADGERTSHAFRWLHDRIEFRSWRGGPLDESPASLIHSWTYSGVHIPRAEQPRAHMNMWQFNAAPSTNQEVVIEEFRFVPHEVVGVLPDLPAAGRAATLFRSRPSPFHERTTIQYALPAAGRVEITIHDVAGRRVRTLVNALTPAGIHEAVWDARDEFGTPVSPGVFIARLRSGGAVETRRLVLLK
- a CDS encoding FlgD immunoglobulin-like domain containing protein is translated as MAHRALTVLLAVLALIVNASSHAALAPYSQNFESLVLTSPTALSADAWWVYGNVFDPTGMTWLYGYGPYPAPNDGAEPLDGYAFCGIVAGQGGTAQGNQQLSVYSDYNNVGAHTAGQRVESNVFHEQTIVAGDVGKRWLFAFDAKPGNLTGSSTALAFIKTLSPPTYALTNFKQVNMTSIAATWSTYWLAITIDPSLAGQILQFGFLNNATSSQGSSIYYDNVSWAENYVTGVDGSAQKGPDQLMAAPNPFSTFTRVTYSIARRGAVDLGVYDISGRRVAVLFRGEAAPGSHVATWNGRTSDGRLAPTGVYRCVLQTAEGRHTRSVVISR
- a CDS encoding glycosyl hydrolase family 17 protein: MTERAHVVRRMTITAVLAILVTSTAARGEAPVSSAGDSSGRAAVPWAREEPFVKRTFHPFIGERWIGQAIAYGPHRDGQRPGGPAPTQAELRQDLRLMSRHWSLLRLYGAVGPADSILQIIRDDRLSMKVMLGVWIAPESPATEAANRGEIEAAVRLAATYPEIVVALSAGNETQVSWSDHRVPPEQLIACLRELRTRARLPVTTADDFAFWKSPGSRSVAGETDFIVTHLHPLWNGQQLDKALEWTRRTFDEVRTAHPDRAVVIGETGWATRRHNEGDQAKLMKGRLGEGEQKRFHDSFTAWARKERVVGFFFEAFDENWKGGPHPDEVEKHWGLFRADRSPKKAMTDGR